Proteins encoded by one window of Pirellulales bacterium:
- a CDS encoding energy-coupling factor transporter transmembrane component T — protein sequence MSYVELLSGRDDTWMARRDPRLKIAWLITVSLAAILIDSTSGLLALFLASSLVALNVGWTPRVWLVVAGFLLTVVWGTALSQAMFYPADADTPPLVTLIRPFAIGPVDFPGVQLHWQGALYGLVQSLRMNAMLLAGLSVCLSTGPERLLAALIWLRVPAAVGFMAVAALRFLPTMIDQWTTVRRSCQLRGYRPRLAGLGRRAWRSWKIEAALLVPVVAAALRRAGILATSLTARGFDATMPRTMYPPLQMTGLEACLVALLIGLAVSLSAVKSLFWLAIGGLYRSEALSPLCDFAQQWL from the coding sequence ATGAGCTACGTGGAACTTCTCTCAGGGCGCGACGATACGTGGATGGCAAGACGCGATCCACGTCTGAAAATAGCATGGCTAATCACCGTGTCGCTGGCTGCGATCCTGATTGATTCCACGAGCGGACTCTTGGCCCTGTTCCTCGCGTCCTCGCTGGTTGCTTTAAACGTCGGTTGGACGCCGCGGGTGTGGCTTGTCGTCGCGGGATTTCTGTTGACCGTCGTGTGGGGGACCGCGCTTAGCCAGGCGATGTTCTACCCGGCCGACGCCGATACCCCACCCCTGGTGACCCTTATCAGGCCGTTCGCGATTGGGCCTGTCGACTTTCCAGGAGTGCAATTACATTGGCAGGGGGCGTTGTATGGGCTGGTGCAATCGCTACGAATGAATGCCATGCTGCTCGCGGGCCTGTCGGTTTGCCTTTCGACGGGGCCAGAACGTCTGCTGGCAGCGCTGATTTGGCTGCGCGTGCCCGCCGCTGTCGGTTTCATGGCAGTGGCCGCACTGCGGTTTTTGCCGACGATGATCGATCAGTGGACCACCGTTCGGCGATCGTGCCAATTGCGCGGATATCGACCACGGCTCGCCGGTCTCGGCCGCCGCGCGTGGCGGTCATGGAAAATCGAGGCGGCGCTGCTCGTACCCGTCGTCGCGGCGGCACTGCGACGTGCGGGCATTCTGGCGACTTCACTAACGGCCCGCGGCTTCGATGCGACCATGCCACGCACCATGTATCCGCCGTTGCAGATGACCGGACTCGAAGCCTGCCTGGTGGCGCTCCTGATCGGTCTGGCCGTGAGCTTATCGGCCGTAAAATCACTTTTCTGGTTAGCGATCGGCGGACTTTATCGGTCCGAGGCGCTGTCACCACTCTGCGACTTCGCACAGCAGTGGTTATAG